A portion of the Stigmatella aurantiaca DW4/3-1 genome contains these proteins:
- a CDS encoding BatD family protein, producing the protein MSRLLVFVLLLGGLAACGRSTGLEQGSDLQPLTAEVVEGGGARDGGVGAELAPWDVAGRVLPAKVMLGETFTYELVFTHAKDQRFELAMPKELEEFEVLEQTRQRQDGPERSTTTFRVKLSAFSLGTVKLPALRFELYAPAANQIVEVQGLEVEVAPTLPQSADSEGAELLDYQPPTEIPIRSWLLVWVLLGLLAAGLLVFAGMKWLRRPRERAVASKPLAPLDVRTRQALDTLKAENLHGRGHAKDFYFRLSEIVRGYLGERYGFEALECTSPELFASLRKLHTPGLPEDKLMRFVSESDMVKYARAEAPPESCEASLAFGYELVEKTYSPPAPPPSEPSAHAPGPRVP; encoded by the coding sequence ATGAGCCGGCTCCTCGTCTTCGTGCTGCTGCTCGGAGGGCTGGCCGCCTGTGGCCGCTCCACGGGCCTCGAGCAGGGCTCGGATCTTCAGCCCCTCACCGCCGAGGTGGTGGAGGGGGGCGGTGCCCGGGATGGGGGCGTGGGCGCGGAGCTGGCGCCCTGGGACGTGGCCGGGCGCGTCCTGCCCGCGAAGGTGATGCTGGGCGAGACGTTCACCTACGAACTCGTCTTCACCCACGCCAAGGACCAGCGCTTCGAGCTGGCCATGCCCAAGGAACTGGAAGAGTTCGAGGTGCTGGAGCAGACGCGCCAGCGCCAGGATGGGCCCGAGCGCTCCACCACCACCTTCCGGGTGAAGCTGTCCGCCTTCTCGCTGGGGACGGTCAAGCTGCCCGCGCTCCGCTTCGAGCTGTACGCCCCGGCGGCCAACCAGATCGTCGAGGTGCAGGGCTTGGAGGTGGAGGTGGCCCCCACGCTGCCGCAGAGCGCGGACTCGGAAGGCGCGGAGCTGCTCGACTATCAGCCGCCCACCGAGATTCCCATCCGCTCCTGGCTCCTGGTGTGGGTGCTGCTGGGGCTGCTCGCGGCGGGCTTGCTGGTCTTCGCCGGGATGAAGTGGTTGCGCCGTCCCCGCGAGCGCGCGGTGGCCTCGAAGCCGTTGGCGCCCCTGGATGTCCGCACCCGCCAGGCGCTGGACACCCTCAAGGCCGAGAACCTGCATGGCCGTGGCCACGCGAAGGACTTCTACTTCCGTCTCTCCGAGATCGTCCGGGGCTACCTGGGCGAGCGCTATGGCTTCGAGGCGCTCGAGTGCACCAGTCCCGAGCTGTTTGCCTCGCTGCGCAAGCTGCACACGCCCGGTCTGCCCGAGGACAAGCTGATGCGCTTCGTCTCCGAGTCGGACATGGTGAAGTACGCCCGGGCCGAGGCGCCCCCGGAGTCGTGCGAGGCCTCGCTCGCGTTTGGCTACGAGCTGGTCGAGAAGACGTATTCCCCTCCGGCGCCCCCTCCTTCTGAACCCTCCGCACATGCCCCTGGACCTCGCGTTCCATAG
- a CDS encoding DUF58 domain-containing protein produces MLPKDLIRRIRKLEIRTRKVVSDMLAGQYHSVFKGRGMAFSEVRQYQPGDEIRIIDWNVTARMNEAYVKVFTEERELTVMLLVDVSASKEFGSHERSKSEIAAEAAAQIAFSAIANNDRVGLILFSDRVEKVVPPRKGRSHVLRLISDILTFKPQGKGTDLGAGLMYLRQVAKRKAVTFLISDFLASDYEKPLRLVGRKHDLVPVVIADPLEVEFPKLGLVEMEDPETGERFVVDTADPRVRGRFARAMNAQRLERQRLFKKLELDHVELRGGNDHGKALAQFFRARARRLAA; encoded by the coding sequence GTGCTCCCGAAGGACCTCATCCGCCGCATCCGCAAGCTGGAGATCCGGACCCGCAAGGTGGTCTCGGACATGCTGGCGGGCCAATACCACTCGGTCTTCAAGGGCCGGGGCATGGCTTTCTCCGAGGTGCGCCAGTACCAGCCCGGTGATGAGATTCGCATCATCGACTGGAACGTCACCGCGCGCATGAACGAGGCCTACGTCAAGGTCTTCACCGAGGAGCGCGAGCTGACGGTGATGCTGCTGGTGGACGTATCGGCCTCGAAGGAGTTCGGCTCCCACGAGCGCAGCAAGTCGGAGATCGCCGCCGAGGCGGCCGCGCAGATTGCCTTCTCGGCCATCGCCAACAACGACCGGGTGGGGCTCATCCTGTTCTCGGACCGGGTGGAGAAGGTGGTGCCGCCTCGGAAGGGCCGCTCGCACGTGCTGCGGCTCATCAGCGACATCCTCACCTTCAAGCCCCAGGGCAAGGGAACCGACCTGGGCGCGGGCCTCATGTACCTGCGCCAGGTGGCCAAGCGGAAGGCGGTGACGTTCCTCATCTCCGACTTCCTGGCGAGCGACTACGAGAAGCCGCTGCGGCTGGTGGGCCGCAAGCACGACCTGGTGCCCGTCGTCATCGCCGATCCCCTGGAGGTGGAGTTTCCCAAGCTGGGCCTGGTGGAGATGGAGGACCCCGAGACGGGCGAGCGCTTCGTGGTGGACACGGCCGACCCCCGGGTGCGGGGCCGGTTCGCCCGTGCCATGAACGCGCAGCGCCTGGAGCGGCAGCGCCTGTTCAAGAAGCTGGAGCTGGACCACGTGGAGCTGCGCGGCGGCAATGACCATGGCAAGGCGCTCGCGCAGTTCTTCCGCGCCCGGGCCCGGAGGCTGGCGGCATGA
- a CDS encoding AAA family ATPase produces the protein MNTDIRALTERVQQESSFVEALNQETGKVIVGQRYMLERILIGLLCNGHVLLEGVPGLAKTLTVRTIADTLSATFMRVQFTPDLLPADLVGTMIYNQQAANFTVRKGPIFANVVLADEINRAPAKVQSALLEAMAERQVTIGDQTFALPAPFLVLATQNPIEQEGTYPLPEAQVDRFMLKVKVGYPTRDEEKVIMDRMSGGSSPRANKIIGLEHIARARELVHLIYMDEKVKEYILNVVFATREPNKYGLKDLADYIQFGASPRATIALAQAARAHAFLRHRGFVTPEDVKAVAYDVLRHRVAVTYEAEAEELTPEKIIQRVFDRVEVP, from the coding sequence ATGAACACGGACATCCGAGCGCTCACCGAGAGGGTGCAGCAGGAAAGCAGCTTTGTGGAGGCCCTCAACCAGGAGACGGGCAAGGTCATCGTCGGGCAGCGGTACATGCTCGAGCGGATCCTCATCGGTTTGCTCTGCAATGGCCACGTGCTGTTGGAGGGCGTGCCCGGCCTGGCCAAGACGCTCACGGTGCGCACCATCGCGGACACCCTGAGCGCCACCTTCATGCGTGTCCAGTTCACCCCGGATCTGCTGCCGGCGGACCTGGTGGGCACGATGATCTACAACCAGCAGGCGGCGAACTTCACCGTCCGCAAGGGGCCCATCTTCGCCAACGTGGTGCTGGCCGACGAAATCAACCGCGCCCCCGCCAAGGTGCAGTCCGCGCTGCTGGAGGCCATGGCCGAGCGCCAGGTGACGATCGGCGATCAGACCTTCGCGCTGCCCGCGCCCTTCCTGGTGCTCGCCACCCAGAACCCCATCGAGCAGGAGGGCACCTATCCGCTGCCCGAGGCGCAGGTGGACCGCTTCATGCTCAAGGTGAAGGTGGGCTACCCCACGCGGGACGAAGAGAAGGTCATCATGGACCGCATGTCCGGGGGCTCGTCTCCCCGGGCGAACAAGATCATCGGCCTGGAGCACATCGCCCGGGCGCGCGAGCTCGTCCACCTCATCTATATGGATGAGAAGGTGAAGGAGTACATCCTCAACGTGGTGTTCGCCACGCGCGAGCCCAACAAGTACGGCCTGAAGGACTTGGCGGACTACATCCAGTTCGGGGCGAGCCCCCGCGCCACCATCGCGCTGGCGCAGGCGGCGCGCGCGCATGCGTTCTTGCGCCACCGGGGCTTCGTGACGCCCGAGGATGTGAAGGCCGTGGCGTACGATGTGCTACGCCACCGCGTGGCGGTCACCTACGAGGCCGAGGCCGAGGAGTTGACCCCGGAGAAGATCATCCAGCGCGTGTTCGATCGCGTCGAAGTGCCGTAA
- a CDS encoding alpha/beta fold hydrolase, producing the protein MPLTPGPIESHLLGQLAPMVASRSHWLPGGGSIRVLEGGSGPPVVLLHGRGHASPMWFSYLTVLARGRTVLAVDLPGFGLSSFPEMRLRGGEKGVRFFTEPVEELLQTLAPGPMALVGHSLGGLVALELTLRGKVPVERLVLIDAMGLGPGMAPQARLFFRAGPERLARTLGAPLFERLNPPPETPLGRRLGMLSYELLAVPEGRAQATRAFNTLVPLVGSVFHRREHLASLRQPVLLVWGEREETLPVSVAVEAAKRIPEVRLVRVMAGHSPHLERPEVVLPALKAFLGDAPSAATGPATAPKGAQGE; encoded by the coding sequence ATGCCCTTGACGCCCGGCCCCATCGAGTCGCACCTGCTCGGGCAGCTCGCCCCGATGGTGGCGTCGCGCTCGCACTGGCTCCCCGGGGGCGGTTCGATCCGGGTGCTGGAAGGCGGCAGTGGCCCCCCCGTCGTGCTGCTGCACGGGCGCGGCCACGCCTCGCCCATGTGGTTCTCGTACCTCACGGTGCTGGCGCGGGGCCGGACGGTGCTGGCCGTGGACCTGCCGGGCTTTGGCCTCTCCTCTTTCCCCGAGATGCGCCTGCGCGGGGGCGAGAAGGGGGTGCGCTTCTTCACCGAGCCCGTGGAGGAGCTGCTCCAGACGCTCGCCCCCGGGCCGATGGCCCTCGTGGGCCACTCGCTCGGGGGGCTGGTGGCGCTGGAGCTCACCCTGCGCGGCAAGGTTCCCGTGGAGCGGCTGGTGCTCATCGACGCCATGGGGCTGGGCCCCGGGATGGCGCCGCAGGCCCGCCTCTTTTTCCGGGCGGGGCCCGAGCGGCTGGCCCGAACCCTGGGAGCCCCGCTCTTCGAGCGGCTCAACCCGCCGCCGGAGACGCCGCTGGGCCGCCGGTTGGGGATGCTCAGCTACGAACTGCTGGCCGTGCCCGAGGGCCGTGCCCAGGCCACCCGGGCCTTCAACACCCTGGTACCCCTGGTGGGCAGCGTGTTCCACCGGCGGGAGCACCTCGCCTCCCTGCGCCAGCCCGTGCTGCTCGTCTGGGGAGAGCGCGAGGAGACGCTGCCCGTCTCCGTGGCGGTGGAGGCGGCGAAGCGGATTCCCGAGGTCCGGCTGGTCCGGGTGATGGCTGGGCACAGTCCCCACCTGGAACGGCCCGAGGTGGTGCTTCCCGCGCTCAAGGCCTTTCTGGGCGACGCTCCGTCTGCTGCCACGGGGCCCGCCACCGCACCGAAAGGGGCTCAAGGGGAGTGA
- a CDS encoding class I SAM-dependent methyltransferase, which produces MERRSDWYDHPEYYEAIFGTDTAKEMDFLLQVHQHHGTGGSLLLEPACGAGRLVAEAARRGLDVVGYDISEPMLAHARRRLKPSWRRRVQLYHSRMESFAEPSIQGQVDLAFNLVSTFRYLDSEAAARAHLESTRRLLKPGGVYVLGFHLTDYARTTPERERWVGHVGQDTVVCNTREGLPERRLRRSPMRNRLRITGADKDLLIETEWYFRTYDLTQVRRLFRSAGMRVLAMYDFDYRLEAPLGRDSLRLDRLFVLQGV; this is translated from the coding sequence ATGGAACGACGCTCCGACTGGTACGACCACCCCGAGTATTACGAGGCCATCTTTGGCACCGATACCGCCAAGGAGATGGACTTCCTCCTGCAAGTCCACCAGCACCACGGCACCGGGGGCTCGCTGCTGCTCGAGCCCGCGTGTGGGGCCGGGCGCCTCGTGGCCGAGGCGGCGCGCCGGGGCCTGGACGTGGTGGGCTATGACATCTCCGAGCCGATGCTCGCCCATGCGCGCCGCCGGCTGAAACCCTCCTGGCGGCGCCGCGTCCAGCTCTACCACTCGCGGATGGAGTCCTTCGCCGAGCCCTCGATCCAGGGCCAGGTGGACCTGGCCTTCAACCTCGTGTCCACCTTCCGCTACCTGGACAGCGAGGCGGCGGCCCGCGCCCACCTGGAGTCCACCCGGCGCCTGCTGAAGCCCGGGGGCGTGTACGTGCTCGGCTTCCACCTCACCGACTATGCGCGCACCACCCCCGAGCGCGAGCGCTGGGTGGGGCACGTGGGCCAGGACACCGTCGTCTGCAACACCCGCGAGGGGCTCCCCGAGCGCCGCCTCCGCCGCTCGCCCATGCGCAACCGCCTCCGCATCACGGGTGCGGACAAAGACCTGCTCATCGAGACAGAGTGGTACTTCCGGACGTATGATTTGACCCAGGTCCGGCGCCTCTTTCGCTCTGCGGGAATGCGGGTTCTCGCCATGTATGACTTCGACTACCGTCTGGAGGCCCCGCTCGGACGCGACAGCCTGCGGCTGGACCGCCTCTTTGTCCTCCAAGGGGTGTGA
- a CDS encoding IS5-like element ISStau10 family transposase, producing the protein MAEPWVSDELWRKLEPLLPKPRRKDRHVQFAGRKRTDPRRIFSGIVFVLRTGVPWRALPATGAFPSGYTCRLWLLRWHRAGVWKRLSQLLLAELRSKGRLHWTHAVVDSSSVRAPSGGRKTGPSPVDRRKLGTKHHVITDAMGTPLAVTLTGANRNDITQLLPLVDELPRVRGKRGSPKQKPQKLYADRGYDSDSHRLQLKKRHIEPYIARRRTAHGSGLGRKRSVVERTLSWLHQFRKLEIREEHSVATYKALADLALCLIYERLLES; encoded by the coding sequence ATGGCTGAACCCTGGGTGTCAGATGAACTGTGGCGAAAACTCGAACCGCTGCTGCCGAAGCCTCGAAGAAAGGATCGCCACGTGCAATTCGCTGGGCGCAAGAGGACCGACCCTCGCCGGATCTTCAGCGGCATCGTGTTCGTGTTGCGAACAGGCGTTCCCTGGCGCGCATTGCCTGCCACCGGTGCTTTCCCCTCGGGTTATACTTGCCGTCTCTGGTTGTTGAGGTGGCATCGGGCGGGTGTTTGGAAGCGATTGAGCCAACTTCTCTTGGCGGAACTGAGAAGCAAGGGGCGACTCCATTGGACGCATGCAGTTGTTGATAGCAGTTCCGTACGCGCCCCCAGCGGAGGCCGAAAAACCGGCCCCAGCCCCGTTGACCGAAGAAAGCTTGGCACCAAGCATCACGTTATCACCGATGCCATGGGGACACCCCTTGCCGTGACTCTCACCGGGGCAAACAGGAATGACATCACCCAACTTCTCCCCTTGGTGGATGAGCTTCCCCGTGTCCGCGGAAAGCGGGGCAGCCCCAAACAGAAGCCGCAGAAACTCTACGCAGATCGGGGCTATGATTCCGACTCCCACCGACTGCAGTTGAAGAAACGGCATATTGAGCCCTATATCGCCCGGCGACGAACTGCTCATGGAAGTGGTTTGGGCAGGAAACGCTCAGTCGTTGAACGCACGCTCTCTTGGCTCCATCAGTTCCGAAAGCTGGAGATCCGGGAGGAGCACTCGGTTGCAACCTACAAGGCTCTTGCTGACCTGGCTCTCTGCCTCATCTACGAGCGCCTGCTGGAGTCGTAA
- a CDS encoding ZIP family metal transporter, with protein MSPVVAAVAAYSFVIVLGALAGALLVVFTRRPTQLVTFLAFAAGVMLGAAFFHMLPEAFHGGGYRSFTLVPAGFVFLLVLERFVLTHTCEEPLDCTEHMHHGLGFTAFIGLSVHTLVDGIALGSAVKEGVGMMAFLAITAHKVPSSLSLASILKAEGRRTGAILAYALFYGLMVPVGAALYLAFDAVLRFEKFSPWALAFSAGTFLYIAVSDLLPHVNRHGKDRRGSNLLVLGAGLLLMLALAQFAEH; from the coding sequence ATGTCGCCGGTCGTGGCCGCCGTCGCCGCTTATTCCTTCGTTATTGTCCTGGGAGCCCTCGCCGGCGCGCTGCTGGTGGTGTTCACCCGGCGGCCGACGCAGCTGGTGACCTTCCTGGCCTTCGCCGCCGGGGTGATGCTCGGCGCGGCCTTCTTCCACATGCTGCCGGAGGCGTTCCACGGCGGAGGCTACCGGTCCTTCACGCTGGTGCCCGCGGGGTTCGTCTTCCTCCTGGTGCTGGAGCGCTTCGTGCTGACGCACACGTGCGAGGAGCCCCTCGACTGCACCGAGCACATGCACCACGGGCTGGGATTCACGGCCTTCATCGGCCTGTCCGTCCATACGCTGGTGGATGGCATTGCCCTGGGCTCGGCGGTGAAGGAAGGCGTGGGGATGATGGCCTTCCTCGCCATCACCGCGCACAAGGTGCCCTCCTCGCTGTCGCTGGCCTCCATCCTCAAGGCGGAAGGCCGGCGCACGGGGGCCATCCTCGCCTATGCCCTCTTCTACGGGCTCATGGTGCCCGTGGGCGCGGCGCTCTACCTGGCCTTCGACGCGGTGCTGAGGTTCGAGAAGTTCTCGCCCTGGGCGCTCGCCTTCTCCGCGGGCACCTTCCTCTACATCGCCGTGTCGGACCTGCTGCCCCACGTGAACCGGCACGGCAAGGACCGGCGGGGCAGCAACCTCCTGGTGCTCGGGGCCGGGTTGCTGCTGATGCTCGCGCTGGCGCAGTTCGCGGAACACTGA
- a CDS encoding COG3014 family protein, whose protein sequence is MFPRRARSPRPLSWALFLLLGPLLLAGCAGDYVARTRGVRQAYEREDYPRALEDLSSLEREGSPKDTLLILLDRGMVLHAAGRWEESIRVLAEADRLSAELDAISVTEEAGALLSSERQRAYRGEDFEKLMITVLQALNYAQLGQDEDALVEVRRVNERLEKMIVDEKKPYEQLAIARYLGGILYEDQREWDSAYIDYAKALELSPGLGPLAEPLLRLAKKTGREGLYEELRARFPDLPHEPLSPDEGQVVVVVEAGLSPEKEPQNQHYRDSVELITVPVYRDRGYAPAAEVRIASAAQKAVTVTSLDQVAKVHLNDRVGRMLAKQFASALLKAGVAAGIGAATKSKELGYLTFLLLNVANQPDLRSWLSLPAEFQLARFRLPPGLHTVEVAFGGRLTTKQVEVKPGRVALVVMRRYR, encoded by the coding sequence ATGTTCCCTCGCCGCGCTCGAAGCCCACGTCCGCTGAGCTGGGCCCTTTTCCTGCTCCTGGGGCCGCTGCTGCTGGCGGGGTGCGCGGGGGATTACGTGGCGCGCACCCGGGGCGTGCGCCAGGCCTACGAGCGCGAGGACTATCCGCGCGCCCTGGAGGATCTGTCCTCGCTGGAGCGGGAGGGCAGCCCCAAGGACACGCTGCTCATCCTGCTGGACCGGGGCATGGTGCTGCATGCCGCCGGGCGCTGGGAGGAGAGCATCCGGGTGCTGGCCGAGGCGGACCGGCTGTCCGCCGAGCTGGATGCCATCTCGGTGACGGAGGAGGCCGGGGCCCTGCTGAGCAGCGAGCGGCAGCGCGCCTACCGGGGCGAGGACTTCGAGAAGCTGATGATCACCGTCCTCCAGGCGCTCAACTACGCGCAGCTCGGCCAGGACGAAGACGCCCTCGTCGAGGTCCGCCGCGTCAACGAGCGGCTGGAGAAGATGATCGTCGACGAGAAGAAGCCCTACGAGCAACTCGCCATCGCGCGCTACCTGGGGGGCATCCTCTACGAGGACCAGCGCGAGTGGGACTCGGCCTACATCGATTACGCGAAGGCGCTCGAGTTGTCTCCGGGCCTGGGCCCGCTGGCGGAGCCGCTGCTGCGGCTGGCGAAGAAGACGGGCCGCGAGGGCCTCTACGAGGAGCTGCGCGCGCGGTTTCCGGACCTGCCCCATGAGCCCCTGAGCCCGGACGAAGGGCAGGTGGTGGTGGTGGTCGAGGCGGGGTTGTCGCCCGAAAAGGAGCCCCAGAACCAGCATTACCGGGATTCGGTGGAGCTCATCACCGTGCCCGTGTACCGGGACCGGGGGTACGCGCCGGCCGCGGAGGTGCGCATCGCCTCCGCCGCCCAGAAGGCGGTGACGGTGACGTCCCTGGACCAGGTGGCGAAGGTGCACCTCAATGATCGCGTGGGCCGGATGCTGGCCAAGCAGTTCGCGAGCGCCCTGCTCAAGGCGGGGGTGGCCGCGGGGATTGGGGCCGCCACCAAGAGCAAGGAGCTGGGCTACCTCACGTTCCTGCTCCTCAACGTCGCGAACCAGCCCGACTTGCGCTCCTGGCTGTCGTTGCCGGCCGAGTTCCAGTTGGCCCGGTTCCGGCTGCCGCCGGGGCTGCACACGGTCGAGGTGGCGTTCGGGGGACGGCTCACCACGAAGCAGGTGGAGGTGAAGCCGGGGCGCGTCGCACTCGTGGTGATGCGGCGGTACCGCTGA
- the lpoB gene encoding penicillin-binding protein activator LpoB, which produces MNSRLILSACLAASLTACGGPRAFTRGTYEDPNTIEMLSDRFNENDLQLIAKKMAESLANTPRFAQATAQPLPIVLVGKLKNSTSEHVDMRSLADKIQTALAQTGRFALVDQGARLDIAEEYEYQQSGYVDPNAAKGPGQQVSVDFIMTGDLASIIQEVGNDKLVYYKMTAKLNNVRTGLIEWTDEKQIRKKFEKRSVGW; this is translated from the coding sequence ATGAACAGCCGTCTCATCCTCTCTGCTTGCCTTGCCGCCTCGCTCACCGCCTGCGGGGGGCCGCGCGCCTTCACCCGCGGCACCTATGAGGACCCCAACACCATCGAGATGCTGTCGGATCGCTTCAACGAGAACGATTTGCAGCTCATCGCGAAGAAGATGGCCGAGTCGCTGGCCAACACGCCGCGCTTCGCCCAGGCCACCGCCCAGCCGCTGCCCATCGTGCTGGTGGGCAAGCTGAAGAACAGCACCTCCGAGCACGTGGACATGCGCTCGCTGGCCGACAAGATCCAGACGGCGCTGGCGCAGACGGGCCGCTTCGCCCTGGTGGATCAAGGCGCGCGCCTGGACATCGCCGAGGAGTATGAGTATCAGCAGTCCGGCTACGTGGACCCGAACGCGGCCAAGGGGCCCGGGCAGCAGGTCTCCGTGGACTTCATCATGACCGGAGATCTGGCCTCCATCATTCAAGAGGTCGGCAACGACAAGCTCGTCTATTACAAGATGACGGCGAAGCTGAACAACGTGCGCACCGGCCTCATCGAGTGGACGGACGAGAAGCAGATCCGCAAGAAGTTCGAGAAGCGGTCCGTCGGCTGGTAA
- a CDS encoding mechanosensitive ion channel family protein: protein MFRAFPAICLVLLVSLPAWALNAGLGAPPPTVDRQTPQSTVKGFLAEAHAGNYAVAAHYLDLDFLARDKQVETGAQLARRLKFVMDRKLPVDLSTLSSEPEGDPAEARFDQIGSISLEGAEVPIRVQRVLGNGGTPVWVFNESTVKEVDRLFSAYGPVLTEVLPDVFFKRTVLGLEAWQWLGLLVILFGGWALSLLLERLSLAFTMRLARWTKFTWDDALVSAGRGPLRLPYYAALVAVGTSMLLLPRPIQTLFARLSYSLTIIAVAWFILRFLKVSSLYVQERVASKNPNDADRIRGLSTQLAVLQHVLEVATYVVAAALLLMQFEVVRNVGVSLLASAGLAGLVIGLAAQKSISTLLAGIQLSVTQPIRMGDKVVVEGEFGTVEEISLTYVVVRIWDNRRLVIPIAQFLDKPFQNWSRSHSEMLGEVILQVDYFADIDVLRAELKRILENEGRHLWDGKVQSVVVLNVLDKTLSVRALVSADSNNLFDLRCLVRERLVVFLRGRPGWLPTVRSETRPVTPAGEQGAPVPAPAPRA, encoded by the coding sequence ATGTTCCGAGCCTTTCCGGCCATCTGCCTGGTGCTCCTCGTCAGCCTTCCCGCCTGGGCCCTCAATGCGGGTCTGGGAGCACCTCCACCCACCGTGGATCGGCAAACCCCCCAATCCACCGTGAAAGGGTTCCTGGCGGAGGCGCATGCGGGCAACTACGCGGTGGCGGCGCACTACCTGGACTTGGACTTCCTGGCCCGCGACAAGCAAGTCGAGACAGGTGCCCAGCTGGCGCGCCGGTTGAAGTTCGTCATGGACCGCAAGCTACCGGTGGACCTCTCCACGCTGAGCAGCGAGCCCGAGGGGGACCCGGCGGAGGCGCGCTTTGATCAGATCGGCAGCATCTCCCTGGAGGGGGCCGAGGTGCCCATCCGCGTCCAGCGCGTGCTGGGCAACGGTGGTACGCCGGTGTGGGTCTTCAATGAATCCACGGTGAAGGAGGTGGACCGGCTCTTCAGCGCGTACGGCCCGGTGTTGACGGAGGTGTTGCCGGACGTCTTCTTCAAGCGCACGGTGCTGGGGCTGGAGGCCTGGCAGTGGCTGGGGCTGCTGGTGATCCTCTTTGGAGGCTGGGCGCTGTCGCTGCTCCTGGAGCGGCTGTCGCTTGCCTTCACGATGCGGCTGGCGCGCTGGACGAAATTCACCTGGGACGACGCGCTGGTGAGCGCGGGGCGGGGGCCATTGCGCCTGCCCTACTACGCGGCGCTGGTGGCTGTGGGAACCTCCATGCTGCTGTTGCCCCGGCCGATTCAGACCCTCTTCGCGCGGCTGAGCTACTCGCTCACGATCATCGCGGTGGCGTGGTTCATCCTGCGCTTCCTGAAGGTGTCTTCCCTCTATGTGCAGGAGCGGGTGGCGAGCAAGAACCCGAACGATGCGGACCGCATCCGGGGGTTGAGCACCCAGCTGGCGGTGTTGCAGCACGTGCTGGAGGTGGCCACCTACGTCGTCGCCGCGGCGCTGCTGCTCATGCAGTTCGAGGTGGTCCGCAACGTGGGGGTGTCGCTGCTGGCCTCCGCGGGACTCGCCGGCTTGGTCATCGGCTTGGCGGCGCAGAAGTCCATCTCCACGCTGCTGGCCGGCATTCAGCTCTCCGTCACCCAGCCCATCCGGATGGGGGACAAGGTGGTGGTGGAGGGGGAGTTCGGCACGGTGGAGGAGATCTCCCTCACCTATGTGGTGGTGCGCATCTGGGACAACCGCCGGCTGGTCATCCCCATCGCGCAGTTCCTGGACAAGCCCTTCCAGAACTGGAGCCGCTCTCACTCGGAGATGCTCGGCGAGGTCATCCTCCAGGTGGACTACTTCGCCGACATCGACGTGCTGCGCGCGGAGCTCAAGCGCATCCTCGAGAACGAGGGGCGCCACCTCTGGGATGGGAAGGTTCAGTCCGTCGTCGTACTCAACGTTCTGGACAAAACACTGTCCGTGCGAGCCCTGGTGAGCGCGGATTCGAACAACCTGTTCGATCTGAGGTGCCTGGTGCGCGAGCGGCTCGTCGTCTTCTTGCGAGGACGCCCCGGGTGGTTGCCCACGGTGCGCAGCGAGACGCGGCCTGTCACCCCCGCCGGGGAGCAGGGGGCACCCGTCCCGGCGCCGGCACCGAGGGCTTGA
- a CDS encoding response regulator, with product MQEKRKILLIDDSEITLAMEKAVLEARGYEVIATSTLMEFEKTLRTWRPDLILTDIHMPEAKGTDICRTLKNEYGTQDIPIILFSSLPDDELAKLAEQVGADGSLSKVNGLEAMGERVDELVQSILW from the coding sequence GTGCAAGAGAAGCGAAAGATCCTCCTCATCGACGACAGCGAGATCACCCTCGCCATGGAGAAGGCCGTGCTCGAAGCGCGCGGCTATGAGGTCATCGCCACCTCGACGCTCATGGAGTTCGAGAAGACGCTTCGGACGTGGCGTCCGGACCTCATCCTCACCGACATCCACATGCCTGAGGCCAAGGGCACCGACATCTGCCGCACCCTCAAGAACGAGTACGGCACGCAGGACATCCCCATCATCCTCTTCTCCAGCCTCCCGGACGACGAGCTGGCCAAGCTGGCCGAGCAGGTGGGTGCCGATGGCTCTCTCTCCAAGGTGAACGGCCTGGAGGCCATGGGCGAGCGGGTCGACGAGCTGGTGCAGAGCATTCTCTGGTGA